A genome region from Mycolicibacterium litorale includes the following:
- a CDS encoding CaiB/BaiF CoA-transferase family protein: protein MGSSYDPPLAGIRILDLSSGPMTAVGRLLADLGAHVTAVELAGVTGNVEVGPRFGPVALATAINRLGVAPLGIDASTPAGRQRWDGLVDAADILIEDTRPGSAAERLLGVDEIRAAHPGLIVLSLSDFGRDNDFSGWQSTTPVLHALTSELSRSGMPGREPLVPPGEQLPYHVAAAQAAVAVLSVLLDRLRTGAGDRIDFAIVEGAMQALDPPFGTMGTASAGVPVAQQNRNWAAERLRYPITACRDGYIRICLLAKRQWHGMFEWMGRPEEFADPRFEGLRERLTSASLWSAIGAFCADKTRADLEQNGQKHGVPTAAVLSMTEALTAEQVTARGFFGHAEFSPGLVAPVPRGVVEVDGQRAYAVTAPVHAERGPTSAPILAQRRRTDQGLPLEGLRVLDLGVIVVGADTGRLFGDLGADVIKIENAAFPDGMRPGRNLMNASFAGGHRNKRAIGIDLRSAEGRTLAHRLVEEADVVLTNFKPGVAAGLAMDHDTLMSVNPGIVVVDSSAFGPTGPWAQRLGYGPLVRAAAGFTKQWVYPSDPDEFCDTVTVYPDHVSARIGVVAALSLLVRRERTGQGGAASIAQSEVMLSHLAAEIAGEALARDGHERSDAAAYDAPWGLFRADGEDAWLAVTVRDDDDWRALCGVLERPDLAGDPELATKAGRDRYRTRIDQAVSEWTCRRSPADGMILLQAAGVPAGAVMQAADLPQWEYYAQRRAFREELHPHGKEPYVLENAQLHSERIADPPLGQAPLLGEQTVEIATTLLGLDDAAVAGLLERGVLQTAPEARRV, encoded by the coding sequence GTGGGCTCCTCCTACGATCCGCCGCTGGCAGGCATCCGGATCCTCGACCTGTCCTCCGGTCCGATGACGGCGGTCGGCCGCCTGCTCGCCGACCTCGGTGCGCACGTGACGGCCGTCGAGCTGGCCGGGGTCACGGGCAATGTGGAGGTCGGTCCCCGGTTCGGCCCGGTGGCGTTGGCGACGGCCATCAATCGGCTGGGCGTGGCGCCCCTCGGAATCGACGCATCCACACCGGCCGGCCGGCAGCGGTGGGACGGCCTGGTCGACGCCGCCGACATCCTCATCGAGGACACCCGGCCCGGATCCGCCGCGGAACGCCTGCTCGGGGTCGACGAGATCCGCGCCGCCCACCCGGGGCTGATCGTGTTGTCGCTCAGCGACTTCGGCCGCGACAACGACTTCTCGGGCTGGCAGTCCACCACCCCGGTGCTGCACGCGTTGACCAGTGAACTGTCGCGCTCGGGGATGCCGGGCCGGGAGCCGCTGGTCCCGCCGGGCGAACAACTGCCGTACCACGTCGCGGCCGCCCAGGCGGCGGTGGCGGTGCTCAGCGTCCTGCTCGACCGGTTGCGCACCGGTGCCGGGGACCGCATCGATTTCGCGATCGTCGAGGGCGCGATGCAGGCACTGGACCCGCCGTTCGGGACGATGGGCACGGCGTCGGCGGGAGTTCCTGTCGCGCAACAGAATCGCAACTGGGCGGCCGAGCGGCTGCGCTATCCGATCACCGCCTGCCGGGACGGCTACATCCGCATCTGCCTACTGGCCAAACGCCAGTGGCACGGCATGTTCGAGTGGATGGGCAGGCCGGAGGAGTTCGCCGATCCCCGGTTCGAGGGTCTGCGGGAACGGCTGACGTCGGCGTCCCTGTGGTCGGCGATCGGGGCGTTCTGCGCCGACAAGACGCGCGCCGATCTCGAACAGAACGGTCAGAAGCACGGGGTGCCGACCGCTGCGGTGCTGAGCATGACCGAGGCGCTGACCGCCGAACAGGTTACGGCGCGAGGGTTTTTCGGTCATGCCGAGTTCTCCCCCGGGCTCGTCGCCCCGGTTCCCCGGGGGGTGGTCGAGGTCGACGGACAGCGCGCGTACGCGGTCACCGCACCCGTTCACGCCGAGCGGGGACCGACCAGTGCGCCGATCCTGGCTCAGCGCAGGCGAACCGATCAGGGCCTACCGCTGGAGGGCCTGCGGGTGCTCGATCTCGGCGTGATCGTCGTCGGCGCCGACACCGGCAGGCTCTTCGGTGATCTCGGCGCCGACGTCATCAAAATCGAGAACGCGGCGTTCCCGGACGGTATGCGCCCGGGCCGCAACCTGATGAACGCGAGCTTCGCAGGCGGACACCGCAACAAGCGCGCGATCGGTATCGACCTGCGGTCCGCCGAGGGCCGGACCCTCGCGCACCGGCTCGTTGAGGAGGCCGACGTCGTCCTGACGAACTTCAAACCCGGAGTCGCCGCGGGCCTCGCGATGGACCACGACACGCTGATGTCGGTCAACCCCGGCATCGTGGTCGTGGACAGTTCGGCGTTCGGCCCGACCGGGCCGTGGGCGCAGCGACTCGGCTACGGCCCGCTGGTCCGTGCCGCGGCCGGCTTCACCAAACAATGGGTCTATCCGTCGGATCCTGATGAGTTCTGCGACACCGTCACCGTGTATCCCGACCACGTCAGTGCGCGCATCGGCGTCGTGGCCGCGTTGAGCCTGCTGGTGCGCCGCGAGCGAACCGGGCAGGGCGGTGCGGCGAGCATCGCGCAGTCCGAGGTCATGCTCAGCCACCTCGCCGCCGAGATCGCCGGTGAGGCGCTCGCCCGCGACGGACACGAACGGTCCGACGCCGCGGCGTACGACGCGCCATGGGGTCTGTTCCGCGCCGACGGTGAAGACGCCTGGCTGGCAGTCACCGTGCGCGACGACGACGACTGGCGGGCGCTCTGCGGAGTGCTCGAGCGGCCGGACCTGGCCGGCGATCCCGAGCTCGCCACGAAGGCGGGCCGCGACCGCTACCGGACGCGTATCGATCAGGCGGTCTCGGAGTGGACATGCCGGCGTTCACCCGCCGACGGGATGATCCTCCTGCAAGCGGCCGGTGTGCCCGCAGGGGCCGTCATGCAGGCCGCCGACCTGCCGCAGTGGGAGTACTACGCGCAGCGCCGCGCTTTCCGTGAGGAGCTGCACCCCCACGGCAAGGAGCCGTACGTGCTGGAGAACGCCCAGCTGCACTCCGAGCGCATCGCGGACCCGCCGCTGGGACAGGCGCCGC
- a CDS encoding acyl-CoA dehydrogenase family protein: MTETQNPSADELRAEVRGWLQQNWTGLPKSTDPWVASPERVAWLEKVLDAGYAVPTYPTEWFGRGYPNHLAAAIEKEFRAARAPGARRDKYSIPANTVLTFGTDALKQELLRDFLTERASTCLLYSEPGAGSDLAGVHATAVRDGDQWAVNGQKVWTSGAATADYGLLLARTDWDVPKHKGLSFFILPMKQPGIEVRPLVQITGESHFNEVFISDARVSDGYLLGGTGNGWRVLQTALAYERSIMGDSGRGSRNSSRADSLVELARAHGRLDDPVIRDSLVTVLALRELNRLNNARAKASTSQGTSSSIMSLGKLAMSNILHTEARVKTEIIGAEALLAGPDNPEADDINFLTLNAYFTSIGGGTDQIQRNIIGERVLGLPKEPEVDRDIPFRDARRN; encoded by the coding sequence ATGACCGAGACCCAGAATCCGAGCGCCGACGAACTGCGCGCCGAGGTCCGCGGCTGGCTCCAGCAGAACTGGACCGGTCTGCCCAAGTCGACCGATCCCTGGGTGGCCTCTCCCGAGCGCGTCGCCTGGCTGGAGAAGGTGCTCGACGCCGGCTACGCGGTGCCCACCTATCCGACCGAATGGTTCGGCCGCGGCTATCCGAACCACCTGGCCGCCGCCATCGAGAAGGAGTTCCGGGCCGCCAGGGCGCCGGGCGCCCGGCGCGACAAGTACAGCATTCCGGCGAACACCGTGCTGACGTTCGGCACCGACGCCCTCAAACAGGAGTTGCTGCGCGACTTCCTCACCGAGCGGGCGAGCACCTGTCTGCTCTACAGCGAGCCCGGCGCCGGGTCGGACCTGGCCGGCGTTCATGCGACCGCCGTCCGCGACGGCGACCAGTGGGCGGTCAACGGCCAGAAGGTGTGGACGTCCGGCGCGGCGACGGCCGACTACGGGCTGCTGCTGGCCCGCACGGACTGGGACGTGCCCAAGCACAAGGGTCTGAGCTTCTTCATCCTGCCGATGAAGCAGCCCGGTATCGAGGTGCGGCCGCTGGTGCAGATCACCGGCGAATCTCACTTCAACGAGGTGTTCATCAGCGACGCCAGGGTGTCCGACGGCTATCTGCTCGGCGGCACCGGCAACGGGTGGCGGGTGCTCCAGACGGCACTGGCCTACGAGCGGTCGATCATGGGCGACAGTGGCCGCGGCTCGCGCAACAGTTCGCGAGCCGACAGCCTCGTCGAACTCGCCCGCGCACACGGCCGCCTCGACGATCCGGTGATCCGCGACTCGCTGGTCACGGTGCTGGCGCTGCGGGAACTCAACCGCCTCAACAACGCCCGTGCGAAGGCGTCGACCTCGCAGGGCACGTCGAGTTCGATCATGTCGCTGGGCAAGCTGGCGATGTCGAACATCCTGCACACCGAGGCGCGGGTGAAGACCGAGATCATCGGCGCGGAGGCGCTGCTGGCCGGACCGGACAACCCCGAGGCCGACGACATCAACTTCCTGACGCTCAACGCGTACTTCACCTCGATCGGCGGCGGGACCGACCAGATCCAGCGCAACATCATCGGTGAGCGAGTCCTCGGCCTGCCCAAGGAACCCGAGGTCGACCGCGATATCCCCTTCCGCGACGCCCGTCGGAACTGA
- a CDS encoding acyl-CoA dehydrogenase family protein, which translates to MTIDVAEREALREAVRDLLRSRCTEQDVRRVLAGDDGFDRDLWRRLADQGVTGLVIDTEYGGVGLGPAELEAVAEETGAALLPSPFLSSAVLASALIAAAGSDDDKQRLLPGLADGSAIGTVAVTGRAGTWTAEGVGVHATDTGALTGAAHFVTDGQVADVILVVAGGPDGIGVYEVQPDASGFQRVAATVFDPSVRLSTFTFADTPARRLGAAGWDAVQQALDLAVIALAGEQSGGARRIFEITVDYLKTRIQFGRPIGSFQALKHMAADLLLKVESATSAAQNAAAQKASADQTDLDTADGAIALAGFACAEAYQDVAAAAIQMHGGIGFTWEHPAHLYLRRARTGMQLFGGPRLHRERYLQSKGA; encoded by the coding sequence ATGACGATCGACGTCGCCGAACGGGAAGCGTTGCGGGAGGCGGTCCGCGATCTGCTGCGCAGCCGGTGCACCGAACAGGACGTCCGGCGGGTCCTGGCCGGCGACGACGGCTTCGACCGCGACCTGTGGCGCCGGCTGGCCGACCAGGGTGTCACCGGCCTGGTCATCGACACCGAGTACGGCGGTGTCGGGCTCGGGCCCGCCGAACTCGAGGCGGTGGCCGAGGAGACCGGCGCCGCCCTGCTCCCGTCACCGTTCCTGTCCAGCGCGGTGCTCGCCTCCGCGCTCATCGCCGCGGCAGGCTCCGACGACGACAAGCAGCGGCTGCTGCCCGGCCTGGCGGACGGCAGCGCCATCGGGACCGTCGCCGTGACCGGCCGAGCAGGCACCTGGACGGCCGAGGGCGTCGGCGTGCACGCCACCGATACCGGCGCACTGACCGGTGCGGCGCATTTCGTGACCGACGGACAGGTGGCCGACGTCATTCTGGTCGTTGCCGGCGGCCCCGACGGGATCGGCGTCTACGAGGTGCAGCCCGACGCCTCCGGCTTCCAGCGGGTTGCCGCCACGGTCTTCGACCCGTCCGTGCGGCTGTCCACCTTCACGTTCGCCGACACCCCGGCGCGGCGGTTGGGCGCGGCCGGGTGGGATGCGGTGCAGCAGGCGCTCGACCTCGCCGTGATCGCCTTGGCCGGTGAACAGTCCGGCGGGGCGCGGCGCATCTTCGAGATCACCGTCGACTACCTCAAGACCCGCATCCAGTTCGGCAGGCCCATCGGCAGCTTCCAGGCGCTCAAGCACATGGCGGCCGATCTGCTGCTGAAAGTCGAGTCCGCGACGTCGGCCGCTCAGAATGCCGCCGCTCAGAAGGCGTCGGCAGATCAGACGGACCTCGACACCGCCGACGGGGCGATCGCGCTGGCGGGCTTCGCGTGCGCGGAGGCGTACCAGGACGTCGCCGCCGCGGCCATCCAGATGCACGGCGGCATCGGCTTCACGTGGGAACACCCGGCCCACCTGTACCTGCGCCGGGCCCGCACCGGCATGCAGTTGTTCGGTGGCCCCCGCCTGCACCGTGAGCGCTACCTCCAGTCGAAAGGCGCCTGA
- a CDS encoding GGDEF domain-containing protein, with protein sequence MEWVAKWWHQPDHFDWLSGYLQTRGMAAPMRRGMAIVAASLALVPINALWGPASIDDRIALAFAVVAALAGLSLAVLWLKRWPTRTESVLFAAIGSATIAFGCLWQAQPLIGLMSCTALAVSGGYIAFFHTARYMLVNFVLAMTVGAWQAVRLASEGEAVLALSGYFLVLELNVGVPFAIQVIVRSLGTDLLRSDRDPLTGLLNRRAFTHAVVGRLVARADRAYLAVALIDLDRFKAINDVHGHASGDAALVDVAEALTAACADTALLCRMGGEEFLIADIVTEAVPTEWAKGLCAAVTSTPFRVTASVGTATVPLRDVRSEQADETFQRLVTDADTAMYAAKRRGGNQIQHATRAST encoded by the coding sequence ATGGAATGGGTGGCCAAGTGGTGGCACCAGCCGGATCACTTCGACTGGCTCAGCGGTTACCTGCAAACACGCGGTATGGCCGCGCCGATGCGCCGGGGCATGGCCATTGTGGCGGCATCACTCGCGTTGGTGCCGATCAACGCGTTGTGGGGGCCGGCGTCGATCGATGACCGGATAGCCCTGGCGTTCGCGGTCGTCGCGGCGCTGGCCGGACTCAGTTTGGCCGTGCTGTGGCTCAAGCGCTGGCCGACCAGAACCGAGTCGGTGCTGTTCGCGGCGATCGGCAGCGCGACGATCGCTTTCGGGTGCCTCTGGCAGGCCCAACCGCTGATCGGGCTGATGTCGTGCACCGCGCTGGCGGTCTCCGGCGGGTACATCGCGTTCTTCCACACGGCCAGGTACATGCTCGTCAACTTCGTGCTGGCCATGACGGTCGGCGCATGGCAGGCGGTCCGGCTGGCGAGCGAGGGAGAAGCCGTGCTGGCGCTGTCCGGCTACTTTCTCGTGCTCGAACTGAACGTGGGCGTGCCGTTCGCCATCCAGGTGATCGTCCGCTCGCTGGGCACCGACCTGCTGCGCTCCGACCGCGATCCGCTCACCGGGCTGCTCAATCGGCGGGCGTTCACCCACGCGGTGGTCGGGCGGCTGGTCGCCCGCGCCGACCGGGCCTACCTGGCGGTGGCGCTGATCGATCTCGACCGCTTCAAGGCCATCAACGACGTACACGGCCACGCCAGCGGAGATGCCGCGCTGGTCGACGTCGCCGAGGCACTGACCGCCGCGTGCGCCGACACCGCGCTGCTGTGCCGCATGGGCGGTGAGGAGTTCCTGATCGCCGACATCGTGACGGAGGCGGTCCCGACCGAATGGGCGAAGGGTCTGTGCGCGGCGGTGACGTCGACGCCATTCCGGGTGACCGCGAGCGTCGGCACCGCCACGGTTCCGCTGCGCGACGTCAGGTCCGAGCAGGCCGACGAGACATTCCAGCGCCTGGTCACCGACGCCGATACCGCCATGTACGCCGCCAAGCGGCGGGGCGGCAACCAGATCCAGCACGCCACCCGCGCGTCCACCTGA
- a CDS encoding cellulase family glycosylhydrolase: MTPTPEHRNGEIHRRTLGRRTALKLPALLTASAAASRLPRASAETGRWSAERAHTWYRSQGWLVGANYITSNAVNQLEMFQAATFDRRRIDSELLLARRIGLNTVRVFLHDQLWAQDRNGFARRLAQFVAIAARHGIRPLFVLFDSCWDPFPKLGRQQPPRPGVHNSRWVQSPGAEYIADPRYRHVMRDYVTGVLKQFRNDERVLGWDLWNEPDNPANQYRAVERKDKFDRVAELLPQVFRWAREVAPVQPLTSGVWDGDWDPARRNTIVRIQLDNSDVVTFHNYGDADEFDARIDELQPLGRPIMCTEYLARGFGSTIEGVLPVARRRNVGAYTWGLMSGKTQTHLPWDSWEKPYTAPPDVWFHDLLRLDGQPYRDGEIRAIRWLTGRGGPA, from the coding sequence GTGACACCCACACCCGAGCACCGGAACGGGGAGATCCATCGCCGCACCCTCGGGCGCCGCACTGCGCTCAAACTGCCGGCACTGCTGACGGCGTCGGCCGCGGCGTCCCGGCTGCCCCGGGCGTCGGCCGAAACCGGCCGGTGGTCCGCGGAGCGCGCCCACACCTGGTACCGATCCCAGGGCTGGCTGGTCGGTGCCAACTACATCACCTCGAACGCCGTCAACCAGCTCGAGATGTTCCAGGCGGCCACCTTCGACCGGCGGCGCATCGACAGTGAACTGCTGCTGGCCCGCCGCATCGGGCTCAACACGGTGCGGGTGTTCCTCCACGATCAGCTGTGGGCACAGGACCGCAACGGGTTCGCGCGCCGGCTCGCGCAGTTCGTCGCGATCGCCGCGCGCCACGGTATCCGCCCGCTGTTCGTGCTGTTCGACTCGTGCTGGGACCCGTTCCCGAAGCTGGGCCGTCAGCAGCCGCCCCGGCCGGGAGTGCACAACTCCCGGTGGGTGCAGAGCCCGGGCGCCGAGTACATCGCCGATCCCCGCTACCGGCACGTCATGCGCGATTACGTCACCGGCGTGCTCAAACAGTTCCGCAACGACGAGCGCGTCCTGGGCTGGGATCTGTGGAACGAACCCGACAACCCCGCCAACCAGTACCGCGCGGTCGAGCGCAAGGACAAATTCGACCGGGTCGCCGAACTGCTTCCGCAGGTGTTCCGCTGGGCACGGGAAGTGGCTCCCGTGCAGCCGTTGACCAGCGGAGTATGGGACGGCGATTGGGACCCCGCGCGTCGCAACACCATCGTGCGCATCCAGCTCGACAACTCCGACGTGGTGACCTTCCACAACTACGGCGATGCCGACGAGTTCGACGCGCGGATCGACGAGCTGCAGCCACTCGGGCGGCCCATCATGTGCACCGAGTACCTGGCCCGTGGATTCGGCAGCACCATCGAGGGCGTGCTGCCCGTCGCCCGGCGGCGCAATGTCGGCGCGTACACCTGGGGTCTCATGTCGGGCAAGACCCAGACCCACCTCCCGTGGGATTCGTGGGAGAAGCCGTACACGGCACCGCCCGACGTCTGGTTCCACGACCTCCTGCGGCTCGACGGGCAGCCCTATCGGGACGGCGAGATCCGCGCCATCCGGTGGCTGACCGGCCGGGGCGGCCCCGCCTGA